In one window of Dokdonia sp. PRO95 DNA:
- a CDS encoding DUF368 domain-containing protein has translation MQTETRSLSDKVWLVLKGLAMGAANKVPGVSGGVVAYVAGFYEEFIYSLQKVNGKALKLLFGGRLKSFWRYINGKFLGLLILGMLISYFSVSLLLDIAIRNYPLLVWSAFFGMIIGSIYYIAKDFEEWTRRNIVMLISGIIFGVAISLMEPAQENDNLIFVFLCGIIGVSGMTLPGLSGSFILILLGNYVLLLVDAVNALFVTMTSVFGGDFGFVDDPEHMRLLTVLIVFSLGSLTGLVTLSHFLSYLLKKFRWATNAAILGFIIGSLGVVWPWKLEVFKRDSLGEIAIDRNGSPILDNYDRYLPTEINMENVLAVFFILTGIFMVVALGKYGTRTKARG, from the coding sequence ATGCAGACTGAGACTAGATCACTTTCTGATAAAGTCTGGCTAGTACTCAAAGGGCTAGCAATGGGTGCTGCAAATAAGGTACCTGGAGTTTCTGGAGGAGTAGTCGCATATGTAGCAGGTTTTTATGAAGAGTTTATTTATTCACTTCAAAAAGTTAACGGTAAAGCTTTAAAGTTGCTTTTTGGAGGTCGTCTCAAAAGTTTCTGGAGATATATAAATGGCAAATTTCTAGGGCTACTTATTCTAGGTATGCTTATTAGTTATTTCAGCGTTTCACTACTGCTAGATATCGCTATTCGCAATTATCCTTTACTCGTTTGGAGTGCTTTTTTTGGGATGATTATAGGTTCTATTTATTATATAGCAAAGGATTTTGAAGAGTGGACGAGGCGCAATATTGTGATGCTCATATCTGGGATTATATTTGGTGTGGCTATAAGTCTTATGGAACCAGCTCAAGAAAATGACAACCTCATTTTTGTATTCCTATGTGGTATTATAGGTGTTTCTGGGATGACCTTGCCGGGACTTTCAGGTTCATTTATTCTTATACTTCTAGGTAATTATGTACTTCTTCTTGTAGATGCTGTAAATGCACTGTTTGTCACAATGACGAGTGTTTTTGGAGGTGATTTTGGCTTTGTAGATGATCCTGAGCATATGCGCTTACTTACCGTACTTATCGTTTTTTCGCTTGGTTCACTTACAGGTCTTGTGACATTATCTCATTTTTTAAGTTATTTACTCAAAAAGTTTAGATGGGCGACTAATGCTGCTATTTTAGGCTTTATTATAGGCTCGCTTGGCGTTGTGTGGCCCTGGAAACTAGAAGTTTTTAAAAGGGATTCTTTAGGGGAGATAGCGATAGATAGAAATGGCAGTCCCATACTAGATAACTATGATCGTTACTTGCCTACAGAAATTAATATGGAAAATGTGCTCGCGGTATTTTTTATCCTTACGGGTATTTTTATGGTCGTGGCATTAGGTAAATATGGAACAAGAACAAAAGCTCGTGGATAA
- the smpB gene encoding SsrA-binding protein SmpB, with translation MSNTVNIKNRKARFEYELLDKLVAGIVLAGTEIKAIREGKASIAESFCEFNDHGEMFVINMTVQEYSHATYFNHQPKNQRKLLLNKRELKKWEREVNKSGLTIVPLRLFTNEKGFAKLEIALAKGKKTYDKRETIKDRDNKKNLDRIKKSFNN, from the coding sequence ATGTCAAATACGGTTAACATAAAGAATAGAAAGGCGCGCTTTGAGTATGAATTACTCGATAAGCTCGTTGCTGGAATCGTACTTGCGGGTACAGAGATTAAAGCAATACGAGAAGGAAAAGCCTCCATAGCAGAGAGTTTTTGTGAGTTTAATGATCACGGAGAAATGTTTGTGATTAATATGACAGTGCAAGAATACTCCCATGCTACTTATTTTAACCATCAGCCTAAGAATCAACGTAAATTATTACTCAATAAACGCGAACTCAAAAAATGGGAACGTGAGGTTAATAAATCTGGTCTTACTATTGTACCATTACGTTTATTTACAAACGAGAAGGGATTTGCAAAGCTTGAAATTGCACTTGCAAAAGGAAAGAAAACATACGATAAACGAGAGACCATAAAAGATCGCGATAACAAGAAAAACCTAGATCGCATCAAGAAGTCTTTTAATAATTAA
- a CDS encoding DUF349 domain-containing protein, whose protein sequence is MSEEKKPQDPSIEEHLEETAPAADRTMNAEIEALAAEANDTELSKEEVSEAAATTTDATPTETTEGTKEAPVEKKEVPKKDYTVLSKEELIAELQLLIKNERVTDIKDHVEEINTLINAQFDAEQEEAKQAFLAEGGNIIDFRFFSPLKKAFNEVYYEYRNKRQEFYERKRKDQNANLRERQALIEEVKALRDELGGAESVNTTFNKFKDIQERWNNAGNIPRDRYNLVWNDYYFHIDAFYELLHLNRDFRDKHFKENLDKKLLLIERAEELGAEPNINKAFKELQLLHRMWKEEIGPVAREYSDEIWDKFSAATKKIHDARDEKQKEVEALWVKNLEQKNEIIAQIKEVAQDDIKAHKTVQAKIKKVEALRDEFFKAGKVPKENNEETWASFKEATKLFNHKKNDFYKSQKKEQYDNLAKKQALVKIAQEHKDSDDIPGTLDVMKRIQADWKKVGHVPRKDSDKIWKEFKDACNHFFDRMKDSKKQANAGEQENLEKKQALMKTVKEAKMTGERDADLTAIKAFIEDWKAIGRVPYAKKNIDQDFNKVLDGLFKQLDIDKKEAELIKYENRMSIMVDSDDERAIERERFFIRKKIDEVKAEINQLENNLGFFQHVADDNPMVAEVHKNIARHKEDLNLWKSKLRKLREAITESQKVEEEETTDTEETEDTSDS, encoded by the coding sequence ATGTCTGAAGAGAAGAAACCCCAAGATCCAAGTATTGAAGAGCATCTAGAAGAAACAGCTCCTGCCGCAGATCGCACGATGAATGCAGAAATAGAAGCGCTCGCTGCCGAGGCAAATGATACTGAATTATCTAAAGAGGAAGTAAGTGAAGCCGCTGCTACCACAACAGATGCCACGCCTACAGAAACAACAGAGGGTACTAAAGAAGCTCCTGTCGAAAAAAAGGAAGTGCCAAAAAAAGATTATACCGTTCTTTCAAAAGAGGAGTTAATTGCAGAGTTGCAATTGCTTATTAAAAATGAAAGAGTTACAGATATAAAAGATCATGTAGAAGAAATTAACACCTTAATCAATGCTCAGTTTGACGCAGAGCAAGAGGAGGCTAAACAAGCATTTCTTGCCGAGGGTGGAAATATTATTGATTTTAGATTCTTCTCTCCGCTTAAAAAAGCGTTCAATGAAGTGTATTACGAATACCGTAATAAACGTCAAGAATTTTATGAGCGTAAGCGCAAGGATCAAAACGCAAACCTTAGAGAGCGTCAAGCTTTAATAGAAGAAGTAAAAGCGTTAAGAGATGAACTTGGAGGAGCAGAAAGTGTAAATACTACCTTCAATAAATTTAAGGATATTCAAGAACGCTGGAACAATGCAGGTAACATTCCAAGAGATCGTTACAATCTGGTGTGGAATGATTATTACTTCCATATTGATGCATTTTATGAGTTACTGCACTTAAATCGTGATTTTCGCGATAAGCACTTCAAAGAAAATCTTGATAAGAAGTTACTTCTTATAGAAAGAGCAGAGGAGCTAGGAGCAGAGCCTAATATTAATAAAGCTTTTAAGGAATTACAATTACTTCACCGCATGTGGAAAGAGGAAATAGGTCCTGTAGCACGTGAATATAGTGATGAAATCTGGGACAAGTTTAGTGCAGCTACAAAGAAAATACATGATGCACGCGATGAGAAGCAGAAGGAAGTAGAAGCTTTGTGGGTGAAAAATCTTGAACAGAAAAATGAGATTATTGCCCAGATAAAAGAAGTAGCTCAAGACGATATTAAGGCTCATAAAACAGTACAAGCAAAAATCAAGAAAGTAGAAGCTTTACGTGATGAATTCTTTAAGGCTGGTAAAGTACCTAAAGAAAATAACGAAGAGACATGGGCTTCTTTTAAAGAGGCTACAAAATTATTCAACCACAAGAAGAATGATTTTTATAAATCTCAAAAGAAAGAACAATACGATAATCTTGCAAAAAAGCAGGCCCTTGTAAAAATAGCACAAGAGCATAAGGACAGTGATGATATTCCAGGAACGCTAGATGTGATGAAACGCATACAAGCAGACTGGAAAAAAGTAGGTCACGTACCTCGTAAGGATAGCGATAAAATCTGGAAGGAGTTTAAAGATGCGTGTAATCACTTCTTTGATCGCATGAAAGATTCTAAAAAGCAAGCAAATGCAGGGGAGCAAGAAAATCTAGAGAAGAAGCAAGCTTTAATGAAAACTGTAAAAGAAGCTAAGATGACTGGTGAGCGCGATGCAGATCTCACAGCAATCAAGGCTTTTATAGAAGACTGGAAAGCTATAGGCCGTGTTCCTTATGCTAAGAAAAATATCGATCAGGACTTTAATAAAGTACTTGATGGTCTTTTCAAGCAACTTGATATAGATAAAAAAGAAGCAGAGCTTATCAAGTACGAGAACCGTATGAGTATTATGGTTGATAGTGATGATGAAAGAGCTATTGAAAGAGAACGTTTCTTTATTCGTAAGAAGATAGATGAGGTAAAAGCAGAGATTAACCAACTAGAAAATAATCTAGGCTTCTTCCAGCATGTAGCAGATGATAACCCTATGGTAGCAGAAGTTCATAAAAACATTGCACGTCATAAGGAAGATTTAAACCTATGGAAATCTAAGTTGCGTAAACTGAGAGAAGCAATCACAGAAAGTCAGAAAGTAGAGGAGGAAGAAACGACCGATACAGAAGAAACTGAAGATACATCAGATTCATAA
- a CDS encoding histidine phosphatase family protein, whose amino-acid sequence MMRILLFLFVVTATTISCDGQKKKESPANTITTNYYFIRHAEKVLTDASDRNPDLTTQGEERAERWKAYFSDKDIDAVYSTDYIRTMRTAAPTAVANNVEIQSYNPADLYSEDFKMDTAGKNIVVVGHSNTTPNFANAALGENSFKDIDESEYFHLYHVQLVVNDETGEIIDRKNISTVVD is encoded by the coding sequence ATGATGCGCATTCTATTATTTCTCTTTGTTGTTACTGCAACAACCATAAGCTGTGATGGTCAGAAAAAGAAGGAATCTCCTGCTAACACGATTACCACTAATTATTACTTTATACGTCATGCAGAAAAAGTTTTGACAGATGCTAGTGATCGTAATCCAGACTTAACAACTCAAGGAGAAGAAAGAGCAGAGCGATGGAAGGCTTATTTTTCAGATAAGGATATTGATGCTGTGTACTCAACAGACTATATACGTACAATGCGCACTGCAGCACCTACTGCTGTGGCAAATAATGTTGAGATACAATCCTATAACCCAGCAGATTTATATTCAGAAGATTTTAAAATGGATACTGCAGGTAAAAATATCGTAGTGGTAGGTCATAGCAATACCACTCCTAATTTTGCAAATGCTGCATTAGGTGAGAACTCTTTTAAAGATATTGATGAGTCTGAGTATTTCCATCTTTACCACGTACAACTTGTTGTAAATGATGAAACGGGAGAGATAATCGATAGAAAAAATATTTCAACGGTAGTAGACTAG
- a CDS encoding tetratricopeptide repeat protein, with protein MDFGQEGNSISLTRFESMLKTNDVVFFDAEEFENIANHYIESGKIALARKAVKLGLDQHPTSSNLRLFKAELFIFENKFDKADAILTELHSLDPHNEEVYIQKANIYSKQDDHEKAIHLLEQAVDLTDDPADVYSLIGMEYLFLEDFQNAKLNFMKCLEVDDQDYSALYNVIYCFDFLEEHDGAIDYLNMFLDNNPYCEVAWHQIGKQYFGLKNYEKALSSYEFAIISDDRFVGAYLEKAKVLEKLGRYNEALENYQITLELEDPTSFALLRMGKCYDKLGSDELAIKHFERCVHEDPLLDNGWMAITDFYQQRLDYQKALFYINKAINIDSDNVLYWKRYATINHKLKFLEAAEEGYRRTLELGNYELETWLYRSDILVQLGEPNASITNLTQAMEFYPESAEIAFRLAGLNYSNGNDVQGRYFLINGLKIEPEFSIILGELFPYAASKKEVLELVKQYLG; from the coding sequence ATGGATTTTGGACAAGAAGGAAATAGTATATCGCTTACGCGCTTTGAGTCTATGCTTAAGACTAATGATGTAGTTTTCTTTGATGCTGAGGAATTTGAGAATATTGCAAATCATTACATTGAAAGTGGTAAGATTGCGCTTGCGCGAAAAGCTGTAAAGCTAGGTCTAGACCAGCATCCCACGTCTTCAAATTTAAGACTCTTTAAAGCCGAACTATTTATTTTTGAAAATAAATTTGACAAAGCAGATGCTATTCTCACGGAGCTACACTCGTTAGATCCTCATAACGAAGAAGTTTATATTCAAAAAGCAAATATATATAGTAAGCAGGATGATCACGAGAAGGCAATCCATTTGCTTGAGCAAGCTGTAGACCTAACTGATGACCCGGCAGATGTGTATTCTCTCATAGGAATGGAGTACCTATTTCTAGAAGATTTTCAAAATGCAAAGCTTAACTTCATGAAGTGCCTAGAGGTAGATGATCAAGATTATAGCGCGCTGTACAATGTAATTTACTGTTTTGATTTCTTAGAAGAGCACGACGGAGCAATAGACTATCTAAATATGTTTTTAGATAATAATCCGTATTGTGAAGTTGCTTGGCATCAAATAGGGAAACAATACTTTGGACTTAAAAACTATGAGAAGGCATTATCATCTTATGAGTTTGCAATTATAAGTGATGATAGGTTTGTAGGGGCTTATCTTGAAAAGGCAAAAGTGCTAGAAAAGCTAGGGAGATACAATGAAGCGCTTGAAAATTATCAAATTACTTTGGAGCTGGAAGATCCTACATCATTTGCATTATTGCGTATGGGTAAATGCTATGATAAGCTAGGAAGTGATGAGCTTGCTATCAAGCATTTTGAGCGTTGTGTGCATGAAGATCCATTGTTAGATAATGGCTGGATGGCAATCACAGATTTTTATCAGCAAAGGTTAGATTATCAAAAAGCCCTGTTTTATATAAATAAAGCAATAAATATTGATAGTGATAATGTCCTCTATTGGAAACGATATGCTACTATCAATCATAAACTTAAATTTCTTGAAGCGGCAGAGGAGGGTTACCGTCGTACCCTAGAATTAGGAAACTATGAGCTTGAAACCTGGTTATATAGAAGTGACATTCTCGTGCAGCTAGGTGAGCCTAATGCGTCTATTACAAACCTTACTCAAGCAATGGAGTTTTATCCAGAAAGCGCAGAAATTGCCTTTAGACTTGCTGGTCTTAACTATAGTAACGGTAATGATGTCCAGGGACGTTATTTCCTCATAAATGGATTGAAAATCGAGCCAGAATTCTCTATTATTCTAGGAGAATTATTCCCATATGCGGCGAGTAAAAAGGAAGTACTCGAACTAGTAAAGCAATACTTAGGTTAA
- a CDS encoding DUF368 domain-containing protein, translating into MPKPSASYLLVILKGMAMGAADVVPGVSGGTIAFISGIYQELIETIDKLDFGVLKVWKKEGVKAAIGQYNLKFLGSLFLGVAISILSLARVFKYLLEVYPIMVWSFFFGLVLASILYIGKQITKWNPTVIIAMLLGVAVAYFITIAAPSEAPNVWWFYFLSGCIAIIAMILPGVSGSFILVLLGSYGMVLGTITDAQDALLARDWALLRTAIFKIILFGTGCVVGLKLFSKVLKWMFEHKKQITLAVLTGFMIGSLNKIWPWKEVLSTRIDRHGEEVSVEAESILPSSFDGDPQVLYAVVFAVIGFALILLLERAAVKKTVYAD; encoded by the coding sequence ATGCCTAAACCATCAGCTTCCTATCTACTTGTCATTTTAAAAGGTATGGCCATGGGAGCAGCAGATGTTGTTCCGGGAGTATCTGGAGGAACTATCGCATTTATATCTGGAATCTATCAAGAACTTATTGAAACAATTGATAAGTTAGATTTTGGTGTGCTTAAAGTGTGGAAAAAAGAGGGTGTAAAAGCAGCTATAGGACAATACAACCTCAAATTCTTAGGAAGTCTTTTTCTTGGAGTTGCCATAAGTATATTATCTCTTGCACGCGTTTTTAAATATTTGCTAGAAGTGTACCCTATAATGGTGTGGTCCTTCTTCTTTGGCTTAGTACTTGCGAGTATTTTATACATAGGAAAACAAATCACTAAGTGGAATCCTACAGTAATTATAGCCATGTTACTTGGCGTAGCCGTAGCCTATTTTATAACCATTGCAGCACCTTCAGAGGCACCTAATGTGTGGTGGTTTTATTTTCTTTCTGGCTGTATAGCTATTATAGCAATGATACTTCCCGGTGTTTCTGGTTCATTTATTCTAGTACTCTTAGGGTCATACGGTATGGTACTAGGTACAATTACAGATGCTCAAGATGCTTTGCTAGCTAGAGATTGGGCACTACTCCGAACTGCGATATTCAAGATTATACTTTTTGGAACAGGATGTGTTGTTGGACTCAAATTGTTTTCAAAAGTTCTTAAATGGATGTTTGAACATAAAAAGCAAATCACATTAGCCGTGCTTACTGGTTTTATGATTGGTTCGCTCAATAAAATTTGGCCATGGAAAGAAGTGTTATCGACTAGAATAGATAGACACGGAGAGGAAGTTTCTGTAGAGGCTGAGAGTATTTTACCATCTTCTTTTGATGGTGATCCTCAGGTGTTGTATGCGGTGGTATTTGCCGTAATTGGATTTGCACTTATTTTACTATTAGAAAGAGCTGCGGTTAAAAAAACAGTTTATGCAGACTGA
- a CDS encoding shikimate dehydrogenase: MEQEQKLVDKYGLIGKDIGYSFSRGYFKNKFEKLEIAATYVNFDVPEKEALKDLFSPAYAKGYNVTIPYKQDVIPLVDNLNTDAEAIGAVNTIKVESDGSLTGYNTDFIGFRDTLLEHFVDSLFVGFGTADYVSRDLKCLILGTGGASKAVHYAMKQLGVQCVFVSRKRKESTITYEDLDRELIESQTFIVNTTPLGTYPDVEEAPDIPYLYLNETHVAFDLIYNPAESAFLRYAREQGATIINGLRMLELQAEASWSIWNS; the protein is encoded by the coding sequence ATGGAACAAGAACAAAAGCTCGTGGATAAATACGGACTCATAGGAAAAGATATAGGATACTCATTTTCTAGAGGGTATTTTAAAAACAAATTTGAGAAGCTCGAGATAGCTGCAACATATGTGAATTTTGATGTCCCAGAAAAAGAGGCCTTAAAAGATCTTTTTTCTCCCGCTTACGCGAAAGGATATAACGTAACCATCCCATACAAACAAGATGTAATACCACTAGTAGATAATCTAAATACAGATGCCGAAGCCATTGGCGCTGTAAATACCATAAAAGTTGAAAGCGATGGAAGCTTAACGGGATACAATACTGACTTTATCGGTTTTAGAGATACATTATTAGAACATTTCGTAGATTCTCTTTTTGTAGGATTTGGCACTGCAGATTATGTAAGTAGAGACTTAAAATGCCTTATTTTAGGAACTGGTGGTGCATCAAAAGCGGTACACTATGCAATGAAACAGCTTGGTGTGCAATGTGTTTTTGTTTCGCGAAAGCGTAAAGAATCAACAATAACGTACGAAGATTTAGATAGGGAACTTATCGAGAGTCAGACATTTATAGTGAATACCACTCCGCTAGGGACGTATCCAGATGTAGAAGAGGCTCCAGATATTCCATATCTGTATTTAAATGAAACGCACGTGGCTTTTGACTTGATTTATAACCCAGCAGAGTCTGCTTTTTTAAGATATGCAAGAGAGCAAGGAGCAACAATAATTAATGGTTTGCGCATGCTAGAATTGCAAGCAGAAGCCTCATGGTCAATATGGAACAGCTAG
- a CDS encoding DUF6503 family protein — protein sequence MFRSLSAIIIVLFITSCSQKTPTAQEIVDKAIAASGGAQIEHASIHFKFRDFYYRATRNKGLRTLERCTDAECQVQQDVIKDDGEFVRFRESAPIPVADSMKNRYANSVNSVHYFSVLPYGLNDPAVRKKLVDEVTVKGESYYRIMVTFAQEGGGDDFQDEYMYWINKENYHVNYLAYNYQTSEGGTRFREAYNERIIEGIRFVDYRNYKPEEQFPALTTLDNMFENKKLNLLSKIELENITVTICPDNC from the coding sequence ATGTTTCGATCGCTTTCGGCTATTATCATAGTACTATTTATTACGAGCTGTTCTCAAAAAACACCTACTGCACAAGAGATTGTAGATAAGGCCATAGCAGCTTCTGGAGGTGCTCAAATTGAACATGCTAGTATTCATTTCAAATTTAGAGATTTCTACTACAGAGCCACTCGCAATAAAGGTTTACGCACCTTAGAGCGTTGTACGGATGCCGAATGCCAAGTACAACAAGACGTTATAAAAGATGATGGTGAATTTGTACGCTTTCGCGAAAGCGCACCTATCCCAGTAGCAGATAGCATGAAAAATCGTTATGCAAATAGTGTAAACTCTGTTCATTACTTTTCTGTGCTTCCATACGGATTAAATGATCCAGCTGTAAGAAAAAAACTAGTGGATGAAGTCACTGTGAAAGGGGAATCTTACTACCGCATTATGGTCACATTTGCACAAGAAGGTGGTGGTGATGATTTTCAAGATGAATACATGTACTGGATTAACAAAGAAAATTACCATGTAAATTACCTCGCTTATAATTATCAAACTTCTGAAGGTGGTACGCGTTTTAGAGAAGCTTACAATGAGCGCATCATAGAAGGAATACGCTTTGTAGATTATCGCAATTACAAGCCAGAAGAGCAATTTCCCGCACTCACAACCCTGGATAATATGTTTGAAAATAAAAAGCTCAATCTCTTAAGTAAGATTGAGCTCGAAAATATCACTGTAACTATCTGTCCTGATAATTGCTAG